The DNA window AAATTAGTAAGCTATTAATATAGATAAAAGTATGCTAACTAGCTCTTAAAGTTCTTTTTTACATTTTTTGTTTGTAGATAAAATGTAATTATGTTATTATTAAAAATGTAACAATTCAATATAGGGAGGATTAAATATGGGAAGACTTTTTGGAACAGATGGAGTGAGAGGAATTGCAAACAAGGAATTAACTTGTGAGCTTGCATATAAAATAGGAAGAGCAGGAGCATATGTATTAACAAAGGACAAAAAAGATGTAAAAATAGTTGTAGGAATGGATACTAGAATATCAGGAGACATGCTAGAAGCTGCTTTAGTAGCAGGGATATGCTCTGTAGGTGCAGATGTCTTGTCCGTAGGCATAGTACCTACTCCAGCAGTGGCTTATTTAACTAGAGAGCTTAAAGCAGAAGCAGGAGTAGTCATATCTGCTTCACATAATCCTGTAGAATATAATGGAATTAAATTTTTTGGAAGTACTGGCTATAAATTAAAAGATGAAGTAGAAGATGAAATAGAAAAGTATATTTTGGATGGTAAGGAAGTGCCATTATCTCCTATAGGCGAAGGAGTTGGCAGAAGGACAATAATAAGTAATGGAATAGAGATGTATGAACACTACTTAAGAAAAAGCATAAATGTTGATTTTAAAGGATTAAAGATAGCCATAGATTGTGGAAATGGTGCAGTATATAAGGCTGCTCCTGAACTCATAAGGGAGCTAGGTGCAGATATAGAGGTAATACACTATGCTCCAAACGGAGTAAATATAAATGTAAATTGTGGTTCTACTAAACCAGAAGAAGTGCAAAAGCTTGTATTAGATACAGGCGCAGATATGGGGATATCCTTTGATGGAGATGCAGATAGGCTGATAGCTGTTGATGAAAAGGGAAATATCGTTGATGGAGACCATGTTATGGCTATTTGCGGTATCCATTTAAAGAAAAAAGGAAAGCTAAAACAAGATACCGTAGTAGCTACAGTAATGAGTAATATGGGACTAGATATTTGTTTGAAAAAAGAGGGCATTAGCATTGTGAAAGCTAAGGTAGGAGATAGATATGTATTAGAAGAAATGCTAAATAGCGGCTATTCTCTGGGAGGAGAGCAATCAGGTCATATAATCTTCTTAGATCATAATACTACTGGGGATGGACTATTAACAGCCCTACAGCTTATATCAGTCATAAAAGAAACAGGTAAAAAACTTTCTGAGTTAGCAGAAGCTATGATTTCATTGCCACAGGTGCTTATAAATGCAAAAGTAAGTAACGAAAAGAAAAATCTATATATGGAAGATGAAATTATAAAAAAAGAAATTGAAAAGCTTGAAGAAAAGTTCCATGGAGAAGGCAGAGTACTTATAAGACCTTCAGGTACAGAGCCATTAGTTCGTGTTATGATAGAAGGAAAGGATCAAGAAGAAATAACGACCATGGCTCAAAGCCTGGCACATCTCATAGAAGAAAGACTAAAGTAGCTGCTTAGAATTTGTAAGCTTACTTTGGGCGAACTCGGTTTGTTAACAAACTATTTAAGCGTTGACCCAATGCAAATTCATATTAATTAGCTAATTGAGTTAAATTAGATAGGAATAAGATTAATATAGAATTAAGAAAAACAACGAAAAGTGAAAAAATAACTCATACTAAAGAATACTAAGGTCATTTCCTGGGAAATAACTGTCGAAAGATAGTTGAATTAGTAAATTGAACAATGTAATAAATCTAACTAGACAGAAATAGGAGAGACGACTCCTGTTTTATGCCTAGTTTCTTTTTGAAAGTTCATCTAAGGAGGCGCATATGAAGAAAATGACTAAAAGAAAATCAAGAAAGCT is part of the Proteiniborus sp. MB09-C3 genome and encodes:
- the glmM gene encoding phosphoglucosamine mutase; this encodes MGRLFGTDGVRGIANKELTCELAYKIGRAGAYVLTKDKKDVKIVVGMDTRISGDMLEAALVAGICSVGADVLSVGIVPTPAVAYLTRELKAEAGVVISASHNPVEYNGIKFFGSTGYKLKDEVEDEIEKYILDGKEVPLSPIGEGVGRRTIISNGIEMYEHYLRKSINVDFKGLKIAIDCGNGAVYKAAPELIRELGADIEVIHYAPNGVNINVNCGSTKPEEVQKLVLDTGADMGISFDGDADRLIAVDEKGNIVDGDHVMAICGIHLKKKGKLKQDTVVATVMSNMGLDICLKKEGISIVKAKVGDRYVLEEMLNSGYSLGGEQSGHIIFLDHNTTGDGLLTALQLISVIKETGKKLSELAEAMISLPQVLINAKVSNEKKNLYMEDEIIKKEIEKLEEKFHGEGRVLIRPSGTEPLVRVMIEGKDQEEITTMAQSLAHLIEERLK